A single Columba livia isolate bColLiv1 breed racing homer chromosome 22, bColLiv1.pat.W.v2, whole genome shotgun sequence DNA region contains:
- the LOC135576033 gene encoding olfactory receptor 14I1-like gives MSNSSSITQFLLLAFTDTRELQLLHFWLFLGIYLAALLGNALIIIIIACDQHLHTPMYFFLLNLSVIDLGSISTTVPKAMGNSLWQSRAISYEGCAAQLFLFVFCLSAEFFLLTVMAYDRYIAICKPLHYGTLLGSRACVHMAAAAWGTGFLYSLMHTANTFSLPLCQGNTIEQFFCEVSQILKLSCSDAYLREFKLLVFSTFVFLGCFVFIVLSYVQIFRAVLRIPSEQGRHKAFSTCLPHLAVVSLFISTGMFACLKSPSVSLPSLDLVVAVLYSLVPPTLNPLIYSMRNQELQNAVWKLMTV, from the coding sequence atgtccaacagcagctccatcacccagttcctcctcctggcattcacagacacacgggagctgcagctcttgcacttctggctcttcctgggcatctacctggctgccctcctgggcaacgccctcatcatcatcatcatagcctgtgaccagcacctgcacacccccatgtacttcttcctcctcaacctctcTGTCattgacctgggctccatctctaCCACTGTCCCTAAAGCCATGGGCAACTCCCTCTGGCAGTCCAGGGCCATCTCTTATGaaggatgtgctgcacagctctttctgtttgtgttttgcctttcagcagagttttttcttctcacagtcatggcctatgaccgctacattgccatctgcaaacccctgcactacgggaccctcctgggcagcagagcttgtgtccacatggcagcagctgcctggggcaCTGGGTTCCTCTATTCTCTGATGCACacagccaatacattttcactgccactttGCCAAGGTAATACCATTGAACAGTTCTTCTGTGAAGTTTCCCAGATCCttaagctctcctgctcagatgCCTACCTCAGGGAATTTAAACTTCTTGTTTTCAGTACTTTTGTCTTTTTaggatgttttgtgttcattgtactgtcctatgtgcagatcttcagggccgtgctgaggatcccctctgagcagggacggcacaaagccttttccacgtgcctccctcacctggctgtggTCTCCCTGTTTATCAGCACTGGCATGTTTGCTTGCCTGAAGTCCCCTTCCGTCTCTTTGCCATCCCTGGATCTAGTGGTGGCAGTTCTGTACTCATTGGTGCCTCCAACattgaaccccctcatctacagcatgagaaACCAAGAGCTACAGAATGCAGTGTGGAAACTGATGACTGTATAA
- the LOC102086633 gene encoding olfactory receptor 14A16-like, whose protein sequence is MSNNSSITQFLLMEFGDTQELQLLHFWLFLGTYLAARLANGIIIITIACDQHLHTPMYFFLLNLSLLDLGCISKTLPKSMACSLWNTRAISYIGCAAQLFLFVFFISAEYFLLTVMAYDRYVAICKPLHYGTLLGSRACVHMAAAAWASGFLHALLHTANTFSLPLCKGKAVDQFFCEVSQILKVSCSDAYLREFRLLVFIAIVYLGCFVFIVLSYVQIFRAVLRIPSEQGWHKAFSMCLPHLDVVSLFFITVIFSYLKPLSFSSPSLDLVVSALYSVVPPAVNPLIYSMRNKELQDAVWKLVTGCLPEATKCLCSSTYDT, encoded by the coding sequence ATGTCCAACaacagctccatcacccagttcctcctcatGGAGTTTGGAGAtacacaggagctgcagctcttgcacttctggctcttcctgggaacCTACTTGGCTGCTCGCCTGGCCAAcggcatcatcatcatcaccatagcctgtgaccagcacctgcacacccccatgtacttcttcctcctcaacctctccctcctTGACCTGGGGTGTATCTCCAAAACtctccccaaatccatggcctgTTCCCTCTGGAACACGAGGGCCATTTCCTACAtaggatgtgctgcacagctctttctgtttgtgtttttcatttcagcagagtacTTTCTTCTCACAGTCATGGCCTATGACCGctatgttgccatctgcaaacccctgcactacgggaccctcctgggcagcagagcttgtgtccatatggcagcagctgcctgggccagtgggtttctccatgctctgctgcacacagccaatacattttcactgccactctGCAAGGGCAaggctgtggaccagttcttctgtgaagtTTCCCAGATCCTCAAGGTCTCCTGCTCAGACGCTTACCTCAGGGAATTTAGACTTCTCGTGTTTATTGCTATTGTCTatttggggtgttttgtgttcattgtgctgtcctatgtgcagatcttcagggccgtgctgcggatcccctctgagcagggatggcacaaagccttttccatgtGTCTCCCTCACCTAGATGTGGTCTCCCTGTTTTTTATCACTGTCATATTTTCCTATCTGAAGcccctctctttctcctccccatccctggatctggtggtgtctgctctgtactcagtggtgcctccagcagtgaaccccctcatctacagtaTGAGGAACAAGGAGCTCCAGGATGCAGTGTGGAAACTGGTGACTGGATGCCTGCCAGAAGCTACAAAGTGTCTATGTTCTTCAACATATGACACATAA